A segment of the Streptomyces sp. P9-A2 genome:
ATCCGCTACTCGCTGGCCTCCGCGACGCTGATGCTGGAGAAGCAGGGCGTCCTGAAGGCACTGAGCCGGTCCGCGAAACTGGTGCGCGGCTCCTGGTGGCGGATCTTCGGCATCCAGCTGCTCGCGATGATCATCGCGGGCTTCGTCGCGTCGATCATCGTCATCCCCTTCACCGTGATCGCCATGACCGTCACCGACGGCGGCGTCACCGGTTTCCTCAACAGCGCCGGCGGCGACATCGGCTGGACGTTCCTCATCATCACCGGTGTCGGCGCGGTCGTCGGGGCCATGATCACGTACCCGATCCAGGCCGGCGTCACGGTGCTCCTCTACGTCGACCAGCGCATCCGCCGCGAGGCCCTCGACCTCGAACTGGGCCGCGCCGCCGGCGTCCAGGGCTACGGGCCCGGCACCGTCCCGGGGAGCTGACCGGGTGCACACCGCGGGGGGAGTGCTCACCATGCCCGTATCGGCGCAGACGCCGGCCGAAGCCGCCGGCAGCGCGGTCCGGGCGCTGCTGCGCGGTGACGGCGAGCCGCCCGTCACCATCCCGCGTGACCCCGCGCGGGAGGCGGCCCGGCGCGAACTGTCCAAGCAGATGTACCACGAGAACGACCCCAGCTGGTTCCAGCGGGCCCTGAACGCCTTCTGGGAATGGGTCGGCAAACTGTTCGACGCCGCCTCCACCGCGGCGCCCGGCGGTACGCTCGGGCTGATCGTCATCGTCGCCGCCGTGCTCGCCGTGCTGGGAGCCCTGTGGTGGCGCCTGGGGACCCCGCGCCGCGGGCCGGCCTCCGCTCCCGCCCTGTTCGACGACCGCCCCCGCAGCGCCGCCGAACACCGCACGGCCGCCGAGGCGCACGCCGTCCAGGGCCACTGGAACCAGGCCGTCCAGGAACGCATGCGTGCCGTGGTCCGTGCCCTGGAGGAACGCG
Coding sequences within it:
- a CDS encoding DUF4129 domain-containing protein, encoding MPVSAQTPAEAAGSAVRALLRGDGEPPVTIPRDPAREAARRELSKQMYHENDPSWFQRALNAFWEWVGKLFDAASTAAPGGTLGLIVIVAAVLAVLGALWWRLGTPRRGPASAPALFDDRPRSAAEHRTAAEAHAVQGHWNQAVQERMRAVVRALEERALLDIHPGRTADEAAAEAGRALPAHTGGLHTAARSFDDVTYGGRTATEESYRQITELDRDLERTKPRLPSTAAGNRNHGDSTTDDNTRQGAAG